A window of Gadus morhua unplaced genomic scaffold, gadMor3.0, whole genome shotgun sequence genomic DNA:
cattttactttcataatgttcgctcggtgaatgtgaaggatgtttggtttgatagttatgacgaagagggaacgctccaatcacttgcatggacagcgtctctggttgctaagcaacctcaacgtcttggcggataTCTCTACTGATCGGATATCTctactgatcaacactacgaatgctggaaacacaccagacacaccatgtgaagttatttaacccgattattgttatttatatccgagattatttaatctaacccgatctaagctctatcatgcacccaaacacggcggcgttgggtttcctacctcggactcctaaatccagccacaggcgcgttaggcgcgttgaaccatttttgggacacacaatgatcaagcgtcaagttaggcgcgTTATGCACGTTTTTTAACCCGAAAAACGCGTGCAGTGTGGCCTTAGCTTTAGGCATCCAACTAGGGGTCTCTGACCCTCCCAAGACCCCCTATATTTCTCCCTGCTTTCAACCATCAACGTCCTGTATACAGGGGACACTATCGATATATTTTGGGTTTATATTCATAATTAGAGATTTGCAGGCATATGGATGTATTGTTATATCCACCTCAACAACAAGGGGTAGCCTTTATATGATATGAAAGTCATGAATGTGGTTATCACAGGTAGTGAGGTATAAGCTGAGTTATATAACTCTAACTTTGAACATTTATTTCTAACtgtttgcacattgagtaaaactgacctgagagtttccagtgtacagtgtggactccccagtccagcagagagcagcttcactcctgaatcctgcagatcattgttactcaggtcaagctctctcagactacaggagactgagctgagaactgaggccagagcttcacagcatctctctgacagatgacagccattgagcCTTTACACACAATAAATAGAACATGTCAGGAACTGCGATCAAAACAACAGAAAGCTTTAAGTTATTCCATAATGCAGAATGTTATTAGTTTACcaaaaattattaaataattaaatgcaaacattttcattatatattcaatgtaaaatgcattataatttttatttttagtatTTTAACATTATATTccagttatatttatattgtttattgtaatatgtgttattagtgaacctacagagatgttttggaggctttgaccactagcagcagcctcagaagaccctcctctgaagcagagtatttcttcaggtcaaacacgtccagctcctcttctgatgtcagtaggatgaaggccagagctgaccactgagcaggggagagaggttctccggagagacttcctgaagtcaggtactgttggatctcctccactagagaacggtcatttagctcattcagacagtggaacagattgattaTTTTCTCTGCAGATAGATCTCCACcaatcttctccttgatgtaagagCCCATTTCCTCACTGTTCTTTGAGCTACTTACTGTCtttcccagcagacctcgtaggacaatctgattggtctccagagagaggcccaggaggaagcggaggaacaagtccaggtgtccgttctcactctgtaaggccttgtccacagcactctggtagagatTGACATTTCCTTTGTTTCTAAAAATAATAGACCACCAGGATTGTCGTTgtcctgagagcagattgacccgAGTATCGATGaatgacagaaagacataaagggcagccagaaactcctggatgctcaggtggacaaagcagaaaacattgtcctggtacagcccaccctcctctttaaagatctgggtgaacactcctgagtacactgaggctgctctgatattgaTGCCACACTCTGcgaggtctgcctcgtagaagatcaggttgcctttctccagctggttaaaagccagttttcccagagaaacaatgatctccctgctctctgaactccagtgtggatctgtttcagatctcccatggtacttcctgtccccctgtatggacaggaccctcaggaagtggctgtacatctgagtcatggtgttgggcatctcttctcctagcttggatgttttgaagaagttgtccagaactgtagcagtgatccaacagaagactgggatgtgacacatgatgtggaggcttcgtgatttcttgatgTAGGcgatgattgtgctggccagtgtctcctctgtgaatctcttcctgaagtacttctccttctgtgggtcggtgaaccctctcacctctgtcaccatgtcaacacactcagcagggatcttattggctgccgcagggcgtgtggttatccagatgcaagcagagggaagcaggtcgcccctgatgaggttggtCATCAGCACATCCACCGAGGTGACCTCTGTGACATCAGTACAGATCGGGTttctctggaagtccagaggaagtcgacactcatccagaccatccaagatgaagacaactttgAACCGGTCGTATCtacagattcctgcttctttggtctcaataaagaagtgatgaagaagttccaccaagctaaactctttccctttcagtaaattcagctctctgaaagtgaagaAAAACGTGAAGTGTATGCCTTTATTGGCCTTGttttcagcccagtccagagtgaacttgtgtgttaagacggttttaccaatgcctgccactccagttgtcattattgtcctgatcggtttatcttgtccaggtaacgggttaaagatgtcctcacatctgattggtgtttcctccttggctggtttcctggaacctgtttcaatcagtctgacctcatgctcctggttgacctctccactgcctctctttgtgatgaagatctctgtgtagaagtcattcagaggTGTTGAATGTCCTGCtgtagcgattccctcaaataCACACCTGAACTTCTTCTGCAAATtagactttattttattttggcactcgacagcagcagatcctaaatgagaaaacaacagaagacatcagttaATGGATGGTGATGAGTGGAAACAGAGGAAACAGGTCAATATTTCCTTTAAATTATAAACTTCatgatatttagtggcttcaGTACTTGTGGTCGGAGAAGTTGGTCTTGACAAggactgcatgttacagattcaaaatCTTCAAAACTATTTTGTTATTTCCACAGCaatatgattggtctaatgatagCAATACTGATAGTGAATCTGTGGAAAGTGACTTATAacccacaataaccctaaatatctggatcaaaccatttgacCTGACACCCCCactataaccctacatatctggatcaaaccatttaacctgatacccccactatAACCCTCCATATCtagatcaaaccatttaacctgatacccccactatAACCCtccatatctggatcaaaccatttaacctgatacccccattataaccctacatatctggatcaaaccatttaacctgatacccccactataaccctacatatctggatcaaaccgttTAACCTCAAAGAGGAATGGTATCTCACACATCAAATTGAATTTAGAAATGTAGAAATCTCACATTATGTCATTTAGTCTGAACAGACAAATAAGAGTCTCTGTCTATGCTCTGTTTTCAAGATACGAGTCTCTGTCCTTCAAAGCAATTGGCTCCCctgtcttcaaaataagagtctcttaccgccccacagtgtgtcggccagttcctcctggttcatctccatcaggcagagctttgtgatgtccaccactccctctatggcgcgcctcctctgctcctccttcttaccatccacctcctccccctccactctctgaccctctgagcattgtgggtaatctgagaagagatccctccagagcttcttcagctccttgtctagaaaagcttgtgcgttctcctcagccctctggaacagaacaaacatcaaggagaactttactctgaactcactgaggacatcagaagcatctgtcctggattcacgtcccgctggtcaaagagggaagcctggagactatGAGCACCACTAGAGATGCTTTCTGATGTTCATGTAGAGCTGAAGTCAGATGTCTTagtggacatttacacacctttatcagctctgtttgatgcttcTGTACAGGCCTGGTAACCTTTGAATTCTTCTGGTGTGGTCTGtggggaacacacaaacacacacactcacacacacacagacagccaatTGTTTTTTCCTCACCTGTAAACATCAGTATCAGTATTGTTGTGTTCTTGTTGAAAGTAGTTCGAAACAGGTCGCTTtcaactca
This region includes:
- the LOC115539092 gene encoding NACHT, LRR and PYD domains-containing protein 12-like, with translation MFTGEEKTIGCLCVCECVCLCVPHRPHQKNSKVTRPVQKHQTELIKRAEENAQAFLDKELKKLWRDLFSDYPQCSEGQRVEGEEVDGKKEEQRRRAIEGVVDITKLCLMEMNQEELADTLWGGSAAVECQNKIKSNLQKKFRCVFEGIATAGHSTPLNDFYTEIFITKRGSGEVNQEHEVRLIETGSRKPAKEETPIRCEDIFNPLPGQDKPIRTIMTTGVAGIGKTVLTHKFTLDWAENKANKGIHFTFFFTFRELNLLKGKEFSLVELLHHFFIETKEAGICRYDRFKVVFILDGLDECRLPLDFQRNPICTDVTEVTSVDVLMTNLIRGDLLPSACIWITTRPAAANKIPAECVDMVTEVRGFTDPQKEKYFRKRFTEETLASTIIAYIKKSRSLHIMCHIPVFCWITATVLDNFFKTSKLGEEMPNTMTQMYSHFLRVLSIQGDRKYHGRSETDPHWSSESREIIVSLGKLAFNQLEKGNLIFYEADLAECGINIRAASVYSGVFTQIFKEEGGLYQDNVFCFVHLSIQEFLAALYVFLSFIDTRVNLLSGQRQSWWSIIFRNKGNVNLYQSAVDKALQSENGHLDLFLRFLLGLSLETNQIVLRGLLGKTVSSSKNSEEMGSYIKEKIGGDLSAEKIINLFHCLNELNDRSLVEEIQQYLTSGSLSGEPLSPAQWSALAFILLTSEEELDVFDLKKYSASEEGLLRLLLVVKASKTSLLNGCHLSERCCEALASVLSSVSCSLRELDLSNNDLQDSGVKLLSAGLGSPHCTLETLSLSGCLVTQEGCASLASSLSSNPSHLRELDLSYNHPGDSGAALLSAGLEDPRWRLDEDLLPGVWVGGRRTPGGSLVGSSVSLCGDSPGALFLRPAGAQWGPVIGFSNQQGRVLLWLCCVLEVSWELVHMPYLKLPRSRFC